The window TTAAAAGACCTTTGCTTACAATTCTGATGTAATTCCAGATTCTGCTCAGAATGGCCCTccaatttgattaaaaaaaactggttAACCCGACCAAAGGCATGAAACAAGCAGCTCTAGAAGGATTCCTGCACAGATTCAAATTGACTACTTAGTGTTTCCGTTACGTCTGAAACGTCTCCttgtaaaaaaatctttagaaaAATGTTACGACGACCTGCTCTTCAAAATTTGTTTGAaactcagacatactgtatgaaactcAGACACTTCCTGTGTTCCAGGCTAAAGGTATTCAATTTCCTCAACCTGTCTATAAATGTCAGGCACTTCAAATGTAGAATTAGGCTAGAACTTAAACTAAACTCCTTTCACTACAACAATATTCATTTTTGCAGTGATCAAAATAGTCTAAATCAGGTTATATAAAAATTAAGTACTGTACCAATACTGTTATTGATCCAATAATTTATTTAACCCTGTATTCAACCACTTGTGTTTGGACATTGGGCCTTTTTTGTTCTATGTCCTATTCATTGAATAGTCCATGACAATACCACTTATGAGTTTTTTTAGGCTTATTTGATTGTAAAAATCTGGAACCAGCCcttttaattgcattaatagttatttttaaagaatattatatgtttttaagcttaatgatgtacatgtataaaaataatcataatcaaACACGTTTTATACTGTGCATGAGTGATGAGAATCTTTCCCTAAAGTAGACACAAAGGTTTATGGAGTTATAGATCATTTATAGATATTCATACTATAGGTGAATGTTCTCCTGGGGCTCATGCATAGTAACAGAAGGTCTATCTAATGTCTGATCCgtaagcctttttttaaaaagtctcttTAGAGAAAAAAAGGTTACAGCATTCAGTTATAAGGATGCTAGTAAAATATACAGAACCTGAACCAGTGTTACTGACTGAATACTATAAACTGGTACAGTGGCATGTCACATGAATTAAACAGAAGCTACTAGTATTTCATAAAATGATCAGCTGTGGCCTGCTGAAGTAACTTTCATCTTAAAATTGACTTTTTAAGTGCTAATCTTTTGTTCTATCATCTTTACTTTTGCTTTTCTTATCTTCTTGTTTGAATACTTTATGTTTCTTCTACTTGAGTAAGGGTTTTATGTGTGCTGTGCTGACAACAGGCTTCATGTTTATTCATTCCAGTGACACAAATTGGGTTCAAGGCCCCATTGGTTATGTACTGTACGTCTTTGAGAGCCATATTATCTGTCACCATTTCGATAGGAAAAGTAGTCTACCATGAACAGTGTCAGGgcaattttatatacagtatatatttttggaTTTAATGAGAAATGGCCTTTTTCTCTACtccgaaaaaaaaatcaccttaTACAGTAGATCTTACAACCCATGCAAGGTTGCTTGAAAGTCTCAAGAGCTGTGTAAGTGCTTTTCAAAGATTCCTGCTGGAATTCGAACTGTCAATGTACAAAATCCAAGGCAATTGGCATACTGTTCTGCAAGTGTAGATGGGAATGGTCAGTCATGTGCATGTGTTTTTCCACAcctcaaacaaaagaaaatgtcacAGACATCATGTGAAAAGCAATCACATACAATTCAGGGTAAATGAACAGTAGCAGCAGTATTTTTTTCATCTCCTTCTCCAACCaactattattttttcttttgaaccTGTTCactactactgtacattacaatcTATCACAGTGCGGAATGGGCATTTTGTGTGCGCAAAGATCTGTCTTTTATGATTGTAGCCTACATTCAGAAGCAGAGAGGTCTTGAAATTatgtttattgttattttaaaactatCTTAATGACTAAATGTCCCTATAAAACTAAAGAAACAATGGCAATTTAATGATGAATTTCATTGTGGAGGAtataaggtactgtacagtacatacaatgtactgtatatatataagttGTATTGCTTAAATGAAAAGGTTTTTTGTGAAATCTCACATATCATGAAACAGATTCTCATTATAAAAAGACTTAGTAGCAATTTGACTGAATTggattaaacacatttttcaaaggTTGCTTTGGGAATTTCTGTATTATGCGATTGGTCACTGCACTTAGTATTATTGTGCATGGTATTCCTGTTCTCCTTTTCAAACAGTGCATAATTAATATGGATCTCAGAACAAGACACAggcttaaaatgcaactttTAAATGATCTTTCTTGAGGGGGAAAAGTTGCACATGATTTTCTGGGGGAAATATTGATTTATATAGCAAGAAATGAATTTCTTATGTCACTATTGTGGAGTTTAGAGTGGATTCTAACCGAAGAAAAGAAGGAAACACTCTTAATGTCATTTTCAGCTTTGACAAACAGACCATTATGCTGCTTAAATCAATTAGTGAATTTTGTTTCATAAACTGTTAAGGGATTGAGTTAATCCAGTTGATTTTTCATTTAGATACTATTGCTTATTAGCTCTGGAAAAAGAAACGGGTGAGGtactgtcacatactgtaactgctgtAGATTGGAAAGGATGTCTCACAAGTATCTCATATCCAATAAGGAGGTGGGGAAAATCTGAGGTGTTTTGGGGTTTCAGTCCATCCACAATCTATTGAAaataattgattcttttgagTGCAAGAAAAACATTACAGGATGGCAGAAAATGTTAGGAGCCATGATGCCATGACTAACAAATTAAACACATTAACATTGGTCTCAGGGCACTAGAtgaactttcatttaaaaaagtttacttaaaaagattaaaatcatCACCACGACAAgaaaaaaactgctgttttaACAATTCACACATAAtacaacttacagtacataccctTAAGAGCATGCTCTAATTTGAACTGTCATAGTTAAAAATGATAATCAGCATGATTACTGAGCAGTAGATTTAAAGTTataattgtagttttttttagtgATGTCTAATtactatttattattattgtctgtacaatatatgtacagtatggtgtgAGCTAACTCCTTAGGTAGACTGTGAACAATGAGACAGAGTATTTTTCTAAAttctgtaatatactgtaaaattgtATTTGCACAGCAGCTTGTCATTTgaaagtatttaaataaatgaaactgatgttctatttttccttttttttcccactgtgtaaagtacagtacctgAAGGTCAATCAAGGAAAGCATTTCCAGATAACAGACTACATTAACataatatgtgaaaaaaataatttggtggTCCTTATTTTCCTGtatgtattttagtttttaccAAAGCTGTTTTGTTAGTATTATATTTACAGTTGGATGCTGTAACGAGTTTAATAGTCGAATCCAGCCCTTTAAATTCGAGCTGCACTTGCCATAAAACGCATATGaaatttgtaaagaaaaaactatatcaattattttcttaaaaattatATAATGAAGGACCTGTAGTAGAACTGCATTATGATTGTCGCAAAAATAAAGTTGCGTTGTATAACAAAGGGATCAGATAATACAATGAATATTTATGGATTGTTTAAAAGGCCCTGATGATTCTCCTGATTGTAATATGCTAATGCATGGAAATTACTGTGCATATTTAACCTTTATCTCCTTTTTATGTCCTGTTGTTTGTGCAATACGAAACTTTAGCAGTATTTTAACATCTTTTTGTGCTATCACGGTTCATCACACAGTAAgccaaataaaacagtaaaaatgaaaCTGCCAATACACTGTACCTAAGATTGAACTGCAGAACGTACTGAGATAATAacataaaagaaagaaactttTTGAATATGACAATAGTATTTTCTTTGAACGTTTGCTCTCATTAAAATTTGAAATTCAAAAGTTTGGAGCTCCGAGTCTTATTGGGGGCAAAATCGTGTTACATAAATGAAAGAGCTTTGCCATAGCAGGAGCAGACATTAACCGAATACTaaacatataaaaaatgtaaataagaaatgtcaGTTTTTATGTACTGTTTGTAGAATGTCTTTGGGTTTCAAGGTCAGATTAAATCACTCAATGATCTGACAAGATTTAAATCGTTTCTGTGAGTGAGACGAAGTTACTGGAATTTGGGGGAATGTTAATTCTACCTGGTTCGACACGCACTTTGAAAAAGTTACTGCGATCACccatttaaaacaatcaatgTAAAACCGCCACAGGTTTTTAAGCTTGCAATGCGGCTTGTATACAGTTAACTTCCGTAAATTTAAGCGTTTGTAGTGAGCTAAAACTCCCGTATAATATCCGAATTAAAACCACGCAAGTTTCCGGAACAcagtgaaaaacaacaaaaaacactaGGCCAACGCGAAACAGTTATGAAAACTGGAAGAAtccgaataaaaaaaaacaactcaccGACAAAGTCATGGACCAGGTCCTTGATGAGGTGACCGACGATAGCGTaggccaccaccaccaccacgagTGCTGCCATGACCAAGTATAGCACGGCTTTGGGGAGCGGAATGGCATCCCTGGCTGGTGGTTTGTAGTCCCTGTACAGGAGTTCATTCTCTGAGTAGGAATACTGAAAGAGGTGCTCCAGCCCTGTGGTTTGGTTCGTGGAGTTCAGAGGAGGGTTGTTCACGCTCATGCCGCTGAGGTCGGGCTCTAATACGGTGACTACAGTGCTCGTTGTAGCCTCCACTTTTTCAATACCTTGGTGGACCAAACCGGCCGTTTTGTTAACAAGTGGCAAGATCTGCGAAAGGAAATAGCTCCAGTCTTTAATGGCACTAGTGTTGCATAAAATCATGATGCCTTACAGCAGTTACTACTACAATTTCTGCTACCAAAACCAACACTGTTGCTACTTCTTCTATAAAAGATGACAATTATATAGAaggtaaatttgaaaaaaacaaaagaagatcACTGCTGCGATATTTTCTCTAACAGCGAAAAGGTTGTTTTTCTAAATAGATGCTCTGTGAGAAAACGCTCCATTGCGGAGATTATTCTTCAGAGTtggatttcagttttctatcATGTTGTCTTTACACGAAAACCATACCAAGGTTAAATTTAGCATCATTAATGAAATACCGTATggtttacagtattttcatcCAGATTGGGAGTTAATGATATATCCAATATATAAACTACATAAGAACAGCTCACCTGTATTTcgacatgcaaaaaaaaaagaactcacACAACATCCGGTTAAGAAAGTTATTATACCTTTgttcatgaaaataaaacaataaacgcTCTTGTGTATGTATGTTTCCTTCATACTAGGACAGCTGATATTTAGTTATTCAATccacacacacgcacaaaaAAACCCCGTCAAACGTCCTTATCTGTAAAACTCACGCAATGTTGTTTCAAGATCAACTCTTTGGTCCAGGTGAGTGCAACTTTCCAAATATCCTTGGCACAGAGCAGAGGCACGTGTGGATTCCTTACGCAAAAACAAGAGTTATTGCatcctttctttctttccagcTTTGAACTGCACTACACTTACTTATCCTTGCTGCGAGAACCTTGTTTTCCAAGATGTAGATATTTCCATAGTACGGGAGAAAACCCCCTTAAATTTGACCACCGTTCAGTGTTTTCCCTGGGAGCTCTAGGTAAGTGAACTCGCGGACTGCGCTGCGCCAGCAATGGTGAGATTCCTCAGATGTCTCCTAAATTGACTGCGAGTGGAGCTGTCCAGTGCTGAATTGAGATTAGAGGGATTAGAGCGGAAACTAGAGAGAAAAACCGCTCTACTTCATCTGCTCCCGTATGGATGTGTATTgctgtttacagtacataatcaATCCCCGTTACACAACGTATTTAGCTGTTCGCTAACGGTGATAGATGCAAAGTAtgctttttatataaaataaatccaaTTGGACCCATGCactattgtatgtacagtataatataggGTTAAGTAGCCTGcaggaaaatgcattttattatacagtatgtatctacacgtatttttattaaattgttttatttatcttgttAGTTTCCTCCTCACCTCTCGTGACTTTATGTTTTCCTACTCCCAGCCATTTGTGGGTCTGttgaataattccaaataaatGCTAGGGATTTACTAAATAAATCCACTTAAAAACTTTGTGTTATAGAAAATGATTCAGTTGAGATGGCCGGAGACGCCTTGCTATAATTCCACAAGACGTTAATCAAGCACCTCAATCTTAAATCTTAAACAAAGGCTTTAGCGTTCGCTTAATAAGGACTTAATCAACAGATTGCAGACTGAAGTGTTTGTGTAACGATGCATTGTATAAGAAAAATAACCGTGTGAAACAGAGAAAGCCGTCGGGAATTCTAATTACTCGAAGCTCACTGAGGCACAAGAATGATCTGACTTGTATTCTCTCACGCAAAGTGATTCTGGCTCTGGCAAATAAGTGAGTCAAAACGAGAATCCGACGTCTTAGTCACTAAAGAAAGCAGTGGGGGTGGGGCGGAAGGTATTTGTATTAGAGAGAGAATTACTTTACTTAGAAACTCTCTCTTTAGAGCTCTCTTGCGAACTCCCTATAGTTACAGCAGGCTGAAGTCCTCTGTAATGCGGGTCCAACTCACGTGTTGCCACAAGATCCTGTCCCAAGATGACCTTCTAGGTGACTATTGAGAGGTTAGAAGGTTTTGTATCACGAAATATTCTTCCCGCCCAGCAGTAATCCccatgtatactgtacttttcatcATAATGACAGCACGGCTAACTACAAacgtttttctttgttttcttattccGTTTCCtttagaatgtactgtacagctacGAAGGACGGTCTGTTGTTCTGCACGAGACGTTATCAGGCGATTTTCAGAAAAGACCTACTTAACTGATCTAATAAATTACCGCCTTCTACACTCAAAAGGCTTAAAACATTAGACATTTTAAGAAACCTAGTGTGATTTTTTCCACGTTTCTCTTTTCGCCTCATCTCCGTAGGCACACCCACCGACTCATAGAGAATGTGAGTTCTCTGGAGATAGCTCCGATAGATACATTTTCACAGCCTGCAGTTACCTGTATTTAGCACTTATTAGACTGCATTAGCGTGACAGTTTACTTTAATGTGCCGCATTcagatgtgtacagtatttgtgtgttATAAGGAACACCTTTAAACATTAGTGTGATATGACTCAtgggaatgtactgtaaatattaattGGCTTTGACTATTTCACGACGATAATATGCACAACTTTAAGTTCTTAAGCAGAGTTCTTAACTGACATTTTGGAGGGATAACGACAACCAAGTCACTTTTACCCTGCTATTCTAATGAAATTATAATTATTCCCAAAAGCTATGTGTTATTGTTTCATAAGTAAACCTCTTTTCGCATTTGCCTTCTGCATCACTTCTCTACCTGTGCCGCTACACCTTGGTTAACTCCTCAGTCTGCATGAGGGTCCCAGTCTCCTCGCCCAGGGCCGAACCTCACTATACTTAAGCACTCAAAAAATATCCACAAAAACACCTCTAACtcatgggtggcatggtggacGGTGATTACAACTGCTGTCTCACATTGCTATGGATTCAGGTCCTTGGGTGCTATCAGTGTGGAGTTAGTTTGCtcttcctgtgtttgcatgggtttcctcttggtgtgctggtttccttccacagtccaaagacatgctggtagattaattggcttctggtgtgagtgtgtgtgtgtttgtgtcaatGTGTgccttgcgatggactggcatcctgtccagggtgtattctgccttgtgcctttTGCTTGGTGGGTTAAACTCCAGCTCCTTCCGTGACACTGTACTGGATAAGTGGATTAGAAGATGTGTTAATGGACATCTAGCTCTTGGGTTTCATTATTTGTGGTGAATTCTGCTTCAGATACCATATCTGAAGTTACTAGCTACAGATGGCTATTTTCACTTGTTATGGCTCATCCACATGACGTAGTGTAGCTAACTATAATATTTAGTCTGTATAATTAAACATTCCATTATCCATTATCTCATTATCCTGAAAGGtgttccttttaaaaaaggatgggtatatactgtatacagtatatatacagtatggaaagAGGGATTTTGAGGTAGTCAGGAAAAGGAGGCAGGGGTGTGATTTGGCCAGTGTTTAATCCTTTAAACACATGCACACATAGATACATAATAGTGGAGTACTCCATTCCTAAGCACCCACAGAACAAAACGCATTGTAAATAAGACCAGGCACTTGTGTTAGCTGAAATTGCCTTGTGTACCATTGCTTTTGTAATAATGCAATCATGACTGTGAAATGAGTCTGTGGAACAAGAGGAATGCTTTAATATGCCTCCCTGTCACTTGATTAATCCTCCTGCTCTTCATTGTCTCGAGGTCTTTTCCCATTCAGAGCTTCAGTGTCAGACTGCCTTGGCTCAGGCCTGGGACATTCATCAGATCAGCCCCGTCCAGCAGCCCCTGTCCTTTTTGTATTAATATTGGCCACCTCTCATTCCAGATGACAGGAGGGATGGATTATTTCTTTCTAATTTACAGACTCCTTTCCACACAACACCTTCAGGTCAGCCCCGGAACAGTTTAAgctgtgtgtatgtctgtgtgtgtgtgtgggggggctcCATTGGAAAGTGCACCTGCATGTCCTTTAGGAAGATAACATTTTAAGTGGCAGAAACCTAAGGCAGGTTGGAACATGTCTCCTTCCATTACACAGAGCACTTGAGACAAGACTTTATGTTTCTTCTCTAACACCATCTGAcagtgttagtttttttttcttttaaacatacCATCTGTACCTTCCTAACTCTACTCTGGCAATCAGGGTTTATGCATTAGAGTCCGCTAGGGATATAGTTTTTATCAGTATAGTTATTTTTCaacacaaaacatactgtagatattgtcATTTTACAATGTATGTGCTTTTCCTGTAACACCACcctacaaaatgtgttttcccttggtgctgtattttcttttcttgacatactgtgaaatatttctgtaattGGTTGATTGGGAGACAATAGAAGTGTTTTTTGCTCATCTTCAGCTCTTCCCACACTAGTTCTCTGTCCAAGTCATATTTCTTTTTAGTCTCATTGCATGAATGAAAAAATAGCTTGGTgtctaaataatttaatagtAATGACTCACCTGGTTGCGACACTGTATcatgcaacaaaaaaacaaagcccACATCTTGTACAGATACGTAATGTGTATATGGGGAGGTACTTTTTTCAATTAACTATCCAATGTATcaatatcattttcattttcaataaaccATCATTGGAGTGGGAAGAATAAATTATTTCACCACATTCTAAATAATATCTATGGTAGcccatttccgccagggagtaaaaaaaaccaCGGTATGGTAACTCGCAattgcgactttatatctcagaattgcgacagGGGAGGGCGGTGCCATCACAACACTACAACCAGATCGAACTACAGAACtacaacctgtatgtcggccTTTCCGTTACACTGCTGTATATTgcaacgcttacggccgacaggcactgtgtaagagccggcgtaccagagcgggtgacgtcaccgcccttccctgtgatagcaggaccacagctactgggctgtggagagatctctctttagctcacggggctgggtcgctgcagagagacgcgggagtcccgggttcgagcctccagtcgggatggggccgaccagatgcggcaagggcgcccgcctgagcccccgttgcgttacattggtgtcagaagtgggatgggatagcccttcgtcGGGGAcagcgatttaagcgggggagagtgtaacgcttacggccgacaggcactgtgtaagagccggcttaccagagcgggtgacgtcaccgcccttccctgtgatagcaggaccacagctactgggctgtagagagatctctctttagctcacggggctaggtcgctgtagagagacgcggaagtcccgggttcgagccccggacggtgcaggggccgaacagatgcggcaagggtgcccgcctgagcccccgttgcgttacaatattcattaatcgtacaggatcataggatctataggcctgaagacttgtcttgtacagtgccctgataaaaatcaaattacatGAATATTTATGAAATCACATTTCcgccagtgaggcttccatagtacccggatggaatagtgtacggtgggctttttaaaaaactttttatttaaacaccggAAATACAAAAACGGAGACCGAATATGAAAAAAGATACAGAGGtagacacttcacatccagaggaattcgcaattataaaagctgaaacttattttttttttcatatttctattgtatgtctttttttacttaatAAAGGTCttccaatgcagtgaggcacgaactagggtgggagcggggagggcacaagccctagaacctgaatccgttacaataacaaaaggaaagacaatgaaatgtgggctatttctaagtcttaaatgtgagataaaaagtcggaattctgagatacaaagtcgcaattgcgagataccatatactttactccctggcggaaacgggcttccataaatATCAGATAAAAATGgacaaaagttgtttttttttctgtgaaaggtACAATCAATGcacaaaagttgtttttttctttgaaaggtACAATCAATgccccatacagtatgtatctttgACTTTTCATCCTAAAAAGAACCATATATTTTCTTACTAAAAACCACATATCGGAAGGTTGAAGCTACTGCAGGTTGTTATCCAATTTAATGTACTAGTGACAGTTACTGTAGGTACAGCCTGCGAGTTAGCCAAAAAAGAAGTTAaggagtaaataaaaaataaataaaataaaaacaaacaatgagATGTAATCTATTAGGAATTCTTGAAGGGTTAACCAGAACCAGACAAGCAATTTCTTTCATAATTCTCACAGAAGTCGAGGTAATGAGGTGTCAAAAGCTCCTATCAAAGCAAGTGGACTAATAAGAGGTATTCATGCAATCTTTCAGTTAATTAATACAAAGGATTCCCAAGGCATCTGCCAGCCTCAAATCCAATCCCTCAAAAGTCaagactgaagaaaaaaactaatgaaTAAAGTTGTATAatggctggagatacagtacaatacatttaAACTAAGTTGATTTATTACTGCTAATTGTGGATTATGCCTATTTTGTGCTCATTACTACATTGTTTTCTGATTTAATATGTAAGTGACTCCAGATGATAGTTTATTATTGATGTAAAAACAGCATGAATAAAAGATTTGTAAAAcaccataaataatattatatagaaAAGGATAAGAACATAAAGTAATACTTGGTccacattaaataatttatcatatataacagattttgttttcttttaaatcactTATTCATACTGTGCATTGCAGTCTATGTGAGTTAgtttcaattaattaaatacagCTTCCTGAGCTTGCTGATATCTACAACACAACATGGTTTTTACATAAATGCCAG is drawn from Lepisosteus oculatus isolate fLepOcu1 chromosome 9, fLepOcu1.hap2, whole genome shotgun sequence and contains these coding sequences:
- the LOC107078385 gene encoding uncharacterized protein isoform X2 codes for the protein MSVNNPPLNSTNQTTGLEHLFQYSYSENELLYRDYKPPARDAIPLPKAVLYLVMAALVVVVVAYAIVGHLIKDLVHDFVDWIFGPGPDDSSNKSDINCITNSMNEINEQPQLQEMNHITDNHFVNAITPDELIVTIDETLQIPRETCSGT
- the LOC107078385 gene encoding uncharacterized protein isoform X1; this translates as MILCNTSAIKDWSYFLSQILPLVNKTAGLVHQGIEKVEATTSTVVTVLEPDLSGMSVNNPPLNSTNQTTGLEHLFQYSYSENELLYRDYKPPARDAIPLPKAVLYLVMAALVVVVVAYAIVGHLIKDLVHDFVDWIFGPGPDDSSNKSDINCITNSMNEINEQPQLQEMNHITDNHFVNAITPDELIVTIDETLQIPRETCSGT